The region GCCGCTTCTTGCATAAGGAGCCGAGCAACATCCGGTTGCTGGCCCGGGGGCAGATAAACGTCCCACACCGCACCGGGGCGGATTTCCCGGGATTTGTAGGCCCCGCGCGGCAATAAGGCCCCGCGGGTACAAAAGGAAAATACATGTTTGATAAGAAAACCGTGTCGATTGAATGGGGCGGAAAAACCCTCACTCTCGAAACCGGTCAGATTGCCCGTCAAGCAGACGGCGCCGTTCTGGCCACCTATGGCGAAACCGTAGTGCTCTGCGCTGTAACCGCCGCAAAAAGTGTTCGTGAAGGGCAAGACTTCTTCCCGCTCACTGTTCACTATCAGGAAAAATTCTCTGCAGCCGGCCGTATCCCGGGTGGCTTCTTCAAGCGCGAAGGCCGCGCAACGGAAAAAGAAACGCTGACCAGCCGTCTGATCGACCGCCCGGTTCGCCCGCTTTTCCCTGAAGGTTTCTACAACGAAATCAATGTTATCGCTCAGGTTCTGTCCTATGATGGCGAAACCGAACCGGACATTGTTGCGATGATCGCAGCTTCGGCCGCACTGACCATCTCGGGCGTTCCATTCATGGGCCCGATCGGTGCAGCGCGCGTCGGTTTCCGCAATGGCGAATACGAACTCAACCCGAGCCTGCAGACTGCGCTCGACGACGAAGGCCGTTTGGACCTGGTCGTTGCAGCAACACAAGATGCTGTGATGATGGTTGAATCCGAAGCGAAGGAACTGACCGAGGAAGAAATGCTCGGCGCAGTTATGTTCGCGCATGAAGAGAGCCGCAAGGTTATCGGCGCGATCATCGATCTGGCTGAACAGGCTGCCAAGGAACCATGGGTTATCGACACATCGGACGATACCGCAGCGATCAAGGAAAAGCTGCGCGGCATCGTTGGTGACGATATCGCAGCCGCTTACAAGCTGACTGACAAGTCGGCCCGTTCGGACGCGCTCAATGAAGCACGTGCGAAGGCGAAGGAAGCTTTCGCTGACGAAGAAGCGCAAACGCAGCTGGTTGCCAACAAGGCAGTGAAGAAGCTGGAGGCAGAAATCGTTCGTGGCGCCATCATCAAGGATGGCACTCGTATCGACGGCCGTAAGCTTGATCAGGTTCGCCCGATCGAAGCTATGGTTGGCTTGCTGCCACGCACACACGGTTCAGCGCTGTTTACGCGCGGTGAAACGCAGGCAATCTGCACCACCACGCTGGGCACCAAAGATGCCGAGCAGATGATCGACGGTCTCGAGGGTCTCTCTTACAACCACTTCATGCTGCACTATAACTTCCCGCCCTATTCGGTTGGCGAAGTGGGTCGCTTTGGCTTTACCGGTCGACGCGAAACCGGCCACGGTAAGCTCGCATGGCGCGCGCTGCACCCTGTGCTGCCCAACCATGAAGACTTCCCCTACACCATCCGCGTGCTCTCAGACATCACCGAGTCCAACGGCTCGAGCTCGATGGCGACCGTTTGCGGTGGCTGTCTGTCGATGATGGACGCAGGCGTTCCGATCGAACGTCCTGTATCTGGTATTGCGATGGGCCTGATCCTTGAAGGCGAGGACTTTGCTGTTCTGTCAGACATTCTGGGTGACGAAGATCACCTGGGTGACATGGACTTCAAGGTTGCCGGTTCAGAAGCAGGTATCACCACCATGCAGATGGACATCAAGGTTGCCGGCATCACGCAGGAAATCATGGCCAAGGCGCTGGAGCAGGCGAAAGCCGGCCGCACGCACATCCTTGGTGAAATGGCGAAAGCTCTTGGCTCAGCGCGTACAGGCGTTTCCAAGCACGCTCCGCGCATCGAAACCATGCAGATCGACAAGTCGAAGATCCGTGACATTATCGGCACGGGCGGCAAGGTTATCCGTGAAATCGTTGCTGAAACCGGCGCAAAGGTCGACATCGACGATGAAGGCGTGATCAAGATCAGCTCTTCAAATGCCGATGAAATCGAAGCCGCGCGCAAGTGGATCGAAGGCATCGTTGAAGAGGCTGAAGTCGGCAAGATCTACACCGGCAAGGTCGTCAACATCGTTGACTTCGGTGCATTCGTGAACTTCATGGGTGGCAAGGACGGTCTCGTCCATGTCAGCGAAATGAAGAACGAGCGCGTCGAGAAGCCAACTGACGTTGTTTCAGAAGGCCAGGAAGTAAAGGTCAAGGTCCTCGAGATCGACCAGCGTGGCAAGGTTCGCTTGTCGATGCGTGTCGTCGACCAGGAAACCGGTGAAGAGCTGGAAGACACACGTCCTCCACGCGAAAGCAAGCCTCGCGGTGATCGTGGCGATCGCCGTGGTCCGAGGAATGATCGCGGCGGCGGTCGTGGCCGTGGTGGCGGTCGTCGCGGTGGCCGTGATGATGGCCACAAGGGCGGCGGCGATGACGGCTCTGCCCACGTGCCGGACTTCCTTAAAGACTAAGCTCTTTTCAATTGAAATGATGAGGCCCGCCGGAGAGATCATGGCGGGCCTTCTTTTTTGAGCAGGTCTGCCGGCTACCTTCTGGCGAGTAGCACCCAGACAACCATCAGCGTGATTCCCGCGATGCCTATTAGATCAATTCGTGCAACTGGTACGCCCATCAGGCCGAAATGATCGATGATGACTGCGCTGATGATCTGGCCAAGCAAGACGAAGAAGATCGCATTGCCCATGCCGAAACGTGGGCCGATAAATGTGATTGATATGGCATAAAACGCAATCAAGACGCCGCCCAGCTATTACTCTCACTTTCCCAATGCCACCTACTTTCTATTGGTAACTGGATTTCTAGGTTACCCATGGGTAACCTCGCGAAACACGTCGATTGGAAGATCATGCTCAAGCGTCGCATAAATCACAGCCCAAAGCCGCCCGAACCTTGCGCGTTAACCGAATGCATGGCGGTTATTGCCGGTACATGGGCACCCAATGTGGTGTGGTGCCTGCGGGCCGGGCCACGCCGCTTCAGCGAATTGATGGATGTTATTTCCCCTGTCAGCGGCAAGGTGTTGCCGGCACGGCTGCGCGAGCTTGAGCAGCGAGGCGTCATCACTCGCAAGGTTTGCGACACCTCGCCGCCATCGGTTGAGTATTCGCTGACTGAACTGGGCGGCGGATCGATCCCAGCACTCGATTCGATCGTTAAGGTTGGTCACAATCTCAAAAAGCGGGGGTATTCAGCCTGATGCTTCCGCGTGAGACCCTGGCCACAGCGCAGATACCCGATGGCGACGAGCTGTCGCTCGTTAGCCATGGCCGCGATTTCATCATCATGCTCGGGCGGAACGAGCTGATGGGCACGCGTATGCAGTTCAGCGAAGAGCAGCTGGCAGTGCAGACCATGGAGCGCGTTGGGAATGACGCGCCGCGAATATTGATAGGCGGCTACGGCATGGGTTTCACCTTGCGGGCCGCGCTGGCGCGCATGGGCTCCAACGGTCAGGCGGTCGTAGCAGAACTTGTACCGGAAATTGTCGAATGGGCGCAGGGTCCGATGGCAGAACTGACGGGTGGCTGTCTGGAAGATCCGCGAATGGACCTGAAGATTTGCGATGTCGCGGCCCTGATCGACGATGCAAATGACGGCACTTGCGACAAATTCGATGCCATTCTTCTCGATGTCGATAACGGACCCGATGGTATTGTCCGCGAGGAAAACAACCGCCTCTATTCACCCACGGGGCTGGGAAAATCGCGAGATGCCCTAAAGCCGGGTGGCATACTCGCGATATGGTCTGCAGCATCAGACCACCGCTTCACCAGAAAACTGCGCGATGCCGGATTTGATGTTGAAGAACGCTTCTTCCGCGCCCGGCCTAACAATAAGGGCCCGCGGCACACGATCTGGTTCGCCCGCCCTAGACAGCGCTGAAGGTCAAAAGTCGTAGATTAGAGTCACCCGGCTAAGCGTGTCGGTTTGCTCGGAGCCTGCTAGAGGGCTGCTGTCATACTCGATTGCTTAAGAGAAGCGTGTGCTCAGAACGCTGCCAGCTTGCTTTGCGCATCCGCAATCATTGCGCGTATGACTGCCAACTATCCGGTACGATCGTGAAATCTGCCGTAAATTCGCCCGTTGGCATTTGGTCAAAGGTGCAGGCTGAATGCATCGAGCATGCGCGGACATGCCGCGGCAGTGTCCATATCGTCTCTGCAAGCTTCGCGCCGATCAGGTCGTTATCCGAAAGCCCATTCTCCTTCACATGCGCCTCGCCTTTGGCGATCAAGCCTGAGAGCCCACTCAAAATCTGCTGACAGCTTTGGACGAAGGCGTCGTAAGGGTTAATGGCCATGCGAATGCTCCGTGAGATTTGAAAAGGCCGGGCGATCCACAGGGACAACCGGGCCTCGAAAGTCTTTGCTCAGCGCGCCCGACCTACCTTACGCGGGGGCCACCGAAGGGAAGCGGTGGAGGGGGTCTGCGCGCGCCGCGCGGCAGCTGTGCCTGATAGGCGCGCCCGCAATGCTCAACGCAATAGGGATATCCCGGGTTCACTGCTTCGCCGCAGAAGTGGAAGTCAGGCTCACCAGGGTGACCCATAGGCCAGCGGCAAATCTTCTCGGTCAGATCGAGCAAGCTAGTTTTGTCCTCGATTGCCGGGCTCGGTTTCGCGGGCACCAATCGGCGCGGTGGAGCTGGTGGGATCGGCGCTTGCTGATCGCCCGGACCCTGACGCAAGAATCCACCAGGACCGACCGACACGATTTTAGGCAGGTCTGGCGTCTTGTTAGGAATTGGTTGTGACGGAATACTCGCACCTGATGCCTGCGCAGTTGCTGGCTTGTCGGTCGGATTTACTGCCGGTTTTGCTGCAGGTTTAGCAGCGGTCTTCTTCACAGCGGCCTTTGGCGCAGGCTTCTTAGCCGGAGCTTTCTTCTTCTCACCCGCTTTTACCGGGGAAGGGCGTGATTTCAGACCTAACCGATGCGCCTTGCCGATTACGGCATTACGGCTCACTCCCCCAAGCTCTTCAGCGATCTGGCTAGCGGTTGATCCGCCTTCCCACATTTTCTTTAGCGTAGCGATACGCTCGTCAGTCCAACTCATCTAAATTCCAGTTCCTGTGTCCCGCGCTGGTTGCCCGTTTTCGATCAGCAAACAGCACAACGAATCTTACTGTGTGACTTGTCACAGCCGCTCCATCGCACTAGGCGCGCCTGCATGGCCGATCAAGCACCTCCTGCCCGTCCGAAATCGGAGGCACCCCTCGACAAGACAAATTCGGGCGAAGGGACCCGTTTTACGCCGCGCGGCGTGCCGGTAATCTCCGGCGTCAACCGCGTCGGCTTGTGGAGTCTCTATATTAAGGAGGTTCGGCGGTTTCTCAAGGTGCACACGCAGACAATTTGGGGCCCGGCCGTCACGACACTGCTGTTCTTGATCATCTTCACGGTCGCTTTAGGGCGTGGCGGACGCGAAGTGCTGGGCGCGCCATTCGCCAGCTTTGTCGCGCCAGGCTTGATCATGATGGGCATGATGCAAAATGCTTTTGCAAACTCGTCCTTCTCGCTGCTCGCTGGCAAGATCCAGGGAACAATCATGGATTTGCTCATGCCGCCGCTTTCGCATGGAGAGCTGATGGCAGGTATTATCGGCGCAGCTGTGACCCGCGCGGTGATGGTGGGCAGCACGGTTGCGCTGGCGATGGCGCTGTGGCCGGGAGTTTCGCTGTCCATAGCGCATGTATGGGCCGTGATATGGTTTGGCCTGATGGGCGCGATCATGCTGTCGCTCATGGGATTGGCAACGTCGATCTGGTCGGAAAAGTTTGATCACAACGCGGCCATTACCAATTTCGTAGTTGCACCCCTCTCGCTGCTTTCCGGTACATTCTATGTAATCGACAACCTTGCGCCGGCGTTTCAGGCTGTCAGCCGGGCAAACCCGTTCTTCTATGTGATCTCTGGCTTCCGCTACGGCTTCCTAGGAGAAAGCGATATCGGCGAGGGTGCCGACGCGGTTGTTCAGGCGGCGGTTGCGCTTGGGGTACTAAACCTTGCTCTTGCCATCATCGTTTATCTGGTCTTGCGTTCCGGCTGGAAACTCAAGGACTAAAGGGCAGGCTCGTCGACAGCTGATATCATGGTCATTCTGTCCATGCCGGACGTTCTAGCAGGTATGTGTGATACTAATGTCAAATGCGCCGTTGACCGTGGCTAGACGCATTAGTGGGTCAGCGCTCGGCGCATGCGATACCGTTTGCCGTCGAACTGTTCGAACAATTGCGCGATTTGCGGATGATCAATCGGTCCGCTGCTTGCATCGGTAAGCAGGTTCTGCTGGCTGACATAGGCGACGTAGGAACTGTCGTTATTCTCAGCCAGCAAGTGATAAAATGGTTGCTCGCGGCTTGGGCGGATGTCCTCAGGGATAGCCTGGTACCATTCTTCGCTATTGGCAAAGACCGGATCAACATCGAAGATCACACCGCGAAAATCGAACATCCGGTGGCGCACAACATCGCCAATCCCGAAGCGCGACTTGACGTGACGCGGGGCCTCGATGGTGCGTCCAGCTTGGCTGGAAAAGAACACAGCTCTCTCCATAATGACGGAGGATATGGGTGATAGGTCGCGGGAGACAAGGGCGCATCGGCAAACCGTCCCCAGTTTTGCGGCGAATTTGTGCTTGGCAAGGGCAGGGGGGTCAGCTAACTGGCGCGCTTCTTGTCGCAGGCTGGACATGACGACGCTTTACGCGCGGCTCGTCCGCGTCAACCGCGTGCAGACAAGAATGCGGAGAGATGCCGGAGTGGTCGAACGGGGCGGTCTCGAAAACCGTTGTGCTTTCACGAGTACCCAGGGTTCGAATCCCTGTCTCTCCGCCACCTATTTTCAGGCCATTATGGCGTGTAGGGAAAATGTCTCAAGAACGTCGAGGTTCTGCGTGATCACCAGCTTTGTCACTTGGCCTCGTAAAGAGACTATGTAAGGCTCGGCATGTCATGCTAGGCTGGGTCAAACCAATTGTACGGGAACCCAGCAACCCCTTGCAAGGTTTCAACATGTGAAGGTTTCCCGAGGCATGCAGGCTCAAAATAAGTGTTTTGGGAGAGTACCGACAGGCTAACCTGCGACTGGCGAGAGCATTCGGTTAGCGAGAAAGGACATCTATGCGTGATCATGAACTGCGCAAGAAAGCTGTAGGCGAGATGCATCTGCGTCGCTGGCCGGTGCTTGAGGTGCCTTGTGTGATCGTCCAATGGGTCTTGATCGTTGACGATGATGAACGCGCAGCAGAGCTTTCTGTGATCGAAGCCAAAGCCAAGTCTGACGATCCGGTTGGCAATCCGGCCTATCGAGCGGGCCGGCTGGGCGAACATGTGAAATTCGTATGGGAGCGGCACAGCGAAGGAACTAGCCTCTCTCTGTTCGCGGCGAATTCTCATGCGCAGGCGTTTCTGGATCCACTATCACATTCCGAACTGGCAGCAGCGCTCGATTGGGTAAGCCAGCTACCGGGTCAGATTGTACGTTGCACGCGCATCTGGGTTGCAGGAAGCGATCAGCATGTCGAAGCAGTTTTACCGAAAGTCGATCTGGAGCGTGCGGAGCTTGTTTCCTGTCATTTGGGCGGTCAGATCCGCATGTGGTCGGACTTTCGTATTCAGGACGATGGCTTCGGGCGTTTGTTGGTTGCCGCCAATGGCGCGGACCCTGCTGACATCACACGCCAGGTCCAGCGCTTGCAGGAACTAGGCAATTATCGCAATCGCGCACTTCTAGGACTTCCAATTGCGCGCGAATGCTGGCCAAAGCTTGATGAAGCCGAGGCGCGTTTGCGCGATCTCGCAGCGCGAATCGATAATCGCGACGAAACCGATGACCAGCTGATGGATATTTTGTCCAAGCTCTCTTTGGAGCTAGCGGCAATTGAAACCTCTATTTCATTCCGGATGGACGCAACCCGCGCATACGCACAATTGGTCAAAGACCGGTTGGTACAAGTCGATCTGCGTCCCATTCCCGGTTATGCTTCGCTGGCGGACTTTACCCAGCGGCGATTTTTCCCCGCGATGAACACGTGCAAAGCCACCACAGCGCGGGTTCGCCAATTGGCTCTTCGCGCTGCGCAATTGGCATCTCTCTTGCGCGCAAGGATCGAGACGCGGATTGAGAACCAGAATGCGCAACTGCTCCACTCGATGGATCAGAGCACGCGGATGCAAGTCAGGCTGCAGCAGTTGGTTGAAGGTTTCTCGGTCGTGGCGCTGAGCTATTACCTGATCGGATTGGTCGGTTATTTGCTTGGTGGCCTGCCGCTTGATCGATACGGCTTGGAGAAGAACTGGGTGCTGGCTGCCCTGGTGATTCCGGTCGTCGCCGGCATCTGGATCGGGATGCGCATGCTACGCAAACGCCTATTCGCAAACCGCGCAAAACACGATTGAGCACTAATTACTTGTCCTGACGCGGGAATTTGTCCAGACTTGTGGACACATGGCGCGTTTTCCTTTCTCAGCGATTGTCGGTCAGAGCGAGATGAAGCTCGCGCTGCTGATTGCTTCGGTCGATCCTACGATCGGCGGCGTAATGGTTTTCGGTGATCGCGGCACGGGCAAATCGACGGCCAGCCGCGCGCTGGCTGCGCTGCTTCCGCCGATGCTGGTGGTGGAGGGATGCCGGTACGGCTGTACACCTGATCAGGCCGGCACTTGCCCCGATCCCTGCACATCGAAGCGCAAAGTAAAACGACCTTTGCCTTTCGTTGATCTGCCCTTGGGTGCGACTGAAGACCGGGTTGTGGGCTCGCTCGACTTGGAGAAAGCGCTGCGCAAGGGTGAAAAAGCGTTCGAGCCGGGCCTGCTGGCCAAGGCGCATCGCGGTTTCCTTTATATTGACGAGATCAATCTGCTTGAGGACCATCTCGTTGATCTGCTGCTCGATGTGGCGGCGTCAGGTGAGAATGTGGTCGAGCGCGAAGGGCTGTCCGTGCGCCACCGCGCCAGGTTCGTGTTGATCGGAAGCGGAAACCCGGAAGAAGGCGAATTGCGCCCGCAACTGCTTGATCGCTTCGGACTTTCCGTTGACGTACGCACGCCCAGCGAAATCGAGGAACGCGTCGAGATCATGCGACGCTGCGGCGCGCAGGAACGCGATCCTGAAGGCTTTGCCAAAGCATGGCAAGCCGAAGACGACAAGATCATCAAGCAGATCGCGCGCGGGCAAAAGCGTGTGCAGACAATAGATGTGCCGGATGATGTGCTCGCCGATGCGGCTCATCTTTGCATGATGGTCGGCGTTGACGGCTTGCGCGGAGAACTGACGTTGATGCGGGCCACCCGCGCTTTTGCTGCGCTGAGCGGCGCGCGCAAGGTCAAACGCGAGCATATGCTTGAAGTTGCCCCATTGGCGCTGCGGCACCGCTTGCGCCGCGATGTGCTCGATGAAACAGGTTCGACAGTTCGCATCGAACGCGCGGTGGCAGAGCTGTTCGGATGACGCGCGGCGCGCCCGCGCCGGAGTCCGATCTCGACCCCTTGGCCGACGCGCTGCTCGCAGTTCGCCTGCTGGCAATCGCTCCTCAAAAGCTTGGCGGGATTTGCTTGCGGGGGGGAGGGCCGGCGCGCGACTTGGTGCTTGGCTATCTGAAAGTTGCATTGCCCGAAACGTCGCCTTCGCGGCGTTTGCCAGCCAATATCGACGATGAAGGCCTGCTCGGCGGTGTGGATATCGCTGCAAGCTTAGCCGAGGGCAGAGCGGTAGAACGCGCTGGATTGCTCAGCGAGGTGCGCGGTGGCGTGGTAGTGGTGCCGATGGCTGAGCGGCTTCGAGAGGCGACCGCCGGGCGATTGGCGCAAACGCTTGATGACAAGGACATCGCGCTGGTGGCGCTTGATGATGGCCGCGAATCCGATGAAGGGCCAGCTGATGCCTTGCTGGATCGGGTGGCGTTCAAGTGCGATTTGTCGCGCGCAGCCTCGTTGGATCATGACAAGATCGTACCCAAACCGCTTTCGATTAGTCATGTTGCTGAATTGGAAGATGAACAGCTGGCAGCGCTGGCAGCAGTGTCTGTCGCGCTGGGGATCGGTTCTGTGCGTCCACTGCTGTTTGCGCTGACAGCGGCGCGAGCGCATGCTGCGCTCCATCGCCGCAAGAAAGTGCGACATGAAGATTTGAGCGCGGCAGTGTCATTGGTACTAGTCCCGCGCGCAACGCAATTGCCGCAGGAGCAGCTTCAGGAAAGTGAGCCTGCCCCGCCGCCAGATAGAGCCGATGATCCGGGTAACAACGACCGAGAGCAGTCGAGCGAGCTACCGCCTGAAGAAATGCTGATCGAAGCCGCGCTCGCATCGATCCCGCCGGATGTTTTGGCGAAAATCGCAGCGGGCAAATTACGGCGCAGCGCTGGAGGCGGCACAAGCGGCAAACGCAGTATGTCCAAGCTGCGCGGCAAACCGCTGGGCGCACGGCCCGGTATCCCGCGTGGCGGGGCACGGTTGGCGCTGATCGACAGCCTGCGTGCAGCAGCACCATGGCAGCCGTTGCGGCGGCATGAACGTGGGGATGACTCCCCAACGGCGCTGTTTGTCGAGAAGGACGACCTGCGGATCCGGCGATTTGAAGAACGCGCGGGCTCTGTCACAATCTTTTGCGTTGATGCATCGGGCTCTGCCGCCGTCGCGCGGCTTGCAGAGGCCAAGGGGGCGGTCGAGCGTATTCTCGCGCAAGCCTATGTCAAACGCAGCGAGGTCGCGCTGATCGCGTTTCGCGGTGAGGGTGCGGAAATGCTGTTGCCGCCAACGCGCTCGCTTACCAGGGCGCGCAGAGCTTTGTCCGAATTGCCAGGAGGTGGCGGAACACCGCTCGCGTCGGGATTACAGCTTGGGCTACAAATGGCTGAAGCAATTTCCTCACGCGGGCGTACGCCGTTCCTTGTGTGCTTGACTGATGGCAGCGCCAATATTGCCGCAGATGGCACACCTGGTCGCGCGCAAGCAAAGGAAAACGCGCACGCAGCTGCACGGGCATTGGCCCTACGCGGCATCGACAGCATCGTGATCGATATTTCACCTCGCCCGCGCGCTGAAGCAGCGGAGCTCGCACAAGCCATGCAGGCGCGTTATCTGCCGCTTCCCATGGCGGATGCGGCCGCGCTTGAGCGTGCGGTCAATGCCGCGCAGCCTGGCCCGCAGCTCGTACGATGAGTGCGCTCAACTGGGAGCGTGAGGGACGAAGCTGGCCAAATCGCGAGCATAGCCGTTTCATTTTTGCTGACGGTCTGCGTTTCCATGTCCAGCAAATGGGTGAGGGGCCAGTTCTGCTTCTGCTGCATGGGACTGGAGGTTCTACACACAGCTGGCATGCTATCATACCGCGGTTGGCCTCCCACTACACCGTAGTTGCCCCCGACTTGCCTCTACATGGCTTCACTGGCGGCGAACCGGTGAGCAGCAGAGCCAGCCTGGCAGGAATGGTGCGCTCGCTCGCGGCTCTAATCGATACGCTTGATGCAAAGCCGGCTGGACTGGTTGGGCATTCCGCCGGTGCGGCGATCGCGCTCGAATTGGCGCGAACAGGTGTAGTGAACGAGAGTACACCAGTCATTGGGTTCAGCCCTGCACTTACGCCTTTCCCGGGTGCGGCAGCACAGATATTCCCGGGCCTTGCAAGATTGCTGCTGCTCAACCCATTTGTGCCAAGGGTGTTCGCGGGCGTTTCCAGATTTGCCGGTGATCCCAAGCGTTTCCTCCAGCGATCAACTGGCTCTCAGACCGATCCGACGTCGCTGGCGTGCTATGCGAAGCTGTTCGCCAATTCGCACCACGCGCGGGGCGCGCTTGCGATGATGGCGCACTGGGATTTGAACACCTTTTCCAAGGGGTTGTCTGGCATCAGCAACCCAGTGCTTCTGGTGCACGGGCGCAGTGATCAAGCAGTGCCTTTGGGTTCAGTCGAAGGCGCGGCGGCCAAGCTGCCAAATGCGCGATTGGACGTGTGGGAAAATCTAGGGCACATTGCGCATGAGGAA is a window of Altererythrobacter rubellus DNA encoding:
- a CDS encoding DMT family transporter — translated: MIAFYAISITFIGPRFGMGNAIFFVLLGQIISAVIIDHFGLMGVPVARIDLIGIAGITLMVVWVLLARR
- the hspQ gene encoding heat shock protein HspQ, translating into MERAVFFSSQAGRTIEAPRHVKSRFGIGDVVRHRMFDFRGVIFDVDPVFANSEEWYQAIPEDIRPSREQPFYHLLAENNDSSYVAYVSQQNLLTDASSGPIDHPQIAQLFEQFDGKRYRMRRALTH
- a CDS encoding DUF3422 domain-containing protein, which translates into the protein MRDHELRKKAVGEMHLRRWPVLEVPCVIVQWVLIVDDDERAAELSVIEAKAKSDDPVGNPAYRAGRLGEHVKFVWERHSEGTSLSLFAANSHAQAFLDPLSHSELAAALDWVSQLPGQIVRCTRIWVAGSDQHVEAVLPKVDLERAELVSCHLGGQIRMWSDFRIQDDGFGRLLVAANGADPADITRQVQRLQELGNYRNRALLGLPIARECWPKLDEAEARLRDLAARIDNRDETDDQLMDILSKLSLELAAIETSISFRMDATRAYAQLVKDRLVQVDLRPIPGYASLADFTQRRFFPAMNTCKATTARVRQLALRAAQLASLLRARIETRIENQNAQLLHSMDQSTRMQVRLQQLVEGFSVVALSYYLIGLVGYLLGGLPLDRYGLEKNWVLAALVIPVVAGIWIGMRMLRKRLFANRAKHD
- a CDS encoding magnesium chelatase subunit D, yielding MTRGAPAPESDLDPLADALLAVRLLAIAPQKLGGICLRGGGPARDLVLGYLKVALPETSPSRRLPANIDDEGLLGGVDIAASLAEGRAVERAGLLSEVRGGVVVVPMAERLREATAGRLAQTLDDKDIALVALDDGRESDEGPADALLDRVAFKCDLSRAASLDHDKIVPKPLSISHVAELEDEQLAALAAVSVALGIGSVRPLLFALTAARAHAALHRRKKVRHEDLSAAVSLVLVPRATQLPQEQLQESEPAPPPDRADDPGNNDREQSSELPPEEMLIEAALASIPPDVLAKIAAGKLRRSAGGGTSGKRSMSKLRGKPLGARPGIPRGGARLALIDSLRAAAPWQPLRRHERGDDSPTALFVEKDDLRIRRFEERAGSVTIFCVDASGSAAVARLAEAKGAVERILAQAYVKRSEVALIAFRGEGAEMLLPPTRSLTRARRALSELPGGGGTPLASGLQLGLQMAEAISSRGRTPFLVCLTDGSANIAADGTPGRAQAKENAHAAARALALRGIDSIVIDISPRPRAEAAELAQAMQARYLPLPMADAAALERAVNAAQPGPQLVR
- a CDS encoding DUF481 domain-containing protein → MEYDSSPLAGSEQTDTLSRVTLIYDF
- a CDS encoding DUF1993 family protein, with the translated sequence MAINPYDAFVQSCQQILSGLSGLIAKGEAHVKENGLSDNDLIGAKLAETIWTLPRHVRACSMHSACTFDQMPTGEFTADFTIVPDSWQSYAQ
- a CDS encoding GcrA family cell cycle regulator, translated to MSWTDERIATLKKMWEGGSTASQIAEELGGVSRNAVIGKAHRLGLKSRPSPVKAGEKKKAPAKKPAPKAAVKKTAAKPAAKPAVNPTDKPATAQASGASIPSQPIPNKTPDLPKIVSVGPGGFLRQGPGDQQAPIPPAPPRRLVPAKPSPAIEDKTSLLDLTEKICRWPMGHPGEPDFHFCGEAVNPGYPYCVEHCGRAYQAQLPRGARRPPPPLPFGGPRVR
- a CDS encoding winged helix-turn-helix transcriptional regulator, with amino-acid sequence MAVIAGTWAPNVVWCLRAGPRRFSELMDVISPVSGKVLPARLRELEQRGVITRKVCDTSPPSVEYSLTELGGGSIPALDSIVKVGHNLKKRGYSA
- a CDS encoding ABC transporter permease, whose amino-acid sequence is MADQAPPARPKSEAPLDKTNSGEGTRFTPRGVPVISGVNRVGLWSLYIKEVRRFLKVHTQTIWGPAVTTLLFLIIFTVALGRGGREVLGAPFASFVAPGLIMMGMMQNAFANSSFSLLAGKIQGTIMDLLMPPLSHGELMAGIIGAAVTRAVMVGSTVALAMALWPGVSLSIAHVWAVIWFGLMGAIMLSLMGLATSIWSEKFDHNAAITNFVVAPLSLLSGTFYVIDNLAPAFQAVSRANPFFYVISGFRYGFLGESDIGEGADAVVQAAVALGVLNLALAIIVYLVLRSGWKLKD
- the pnp gene encoding polyribonucleotide nucleotidyltransferase; translation: MFDKKTVSIEWGGKTLTLETGQIARQADGAVLATYGETVVLCAVTAAKSVREGQDFFPLTVHYQEKFSAAGRIPGGFFKREGRATEKETLTSRLIDRPVRPLFPEGFYNEINVIAQVLSYDGETEPDIVAMIAASAALTISGVPFMGPIGAARVGFRNGEYELNPSLQTALDDEGRLDLVVAATQDAVMMVESEAKELTEEEMLGAVMFAHEESRKVIGAIIDLAEQAAKEPWVIDTSDDTAAIKEKLRGIVGDDIAAAYKLTDKSARSDALNEARAKAKEAFADEEAQTQLVANKAVKKLEAEIVRGAIIKDGTRIDGRKLDQVRPIEAMVGLLPRTHGSALFTRGETQAICTTTLGTKDAEQMIDGLEGLSYNHFMLHYNFPPYSVGEVGRFGFTGRRETGHGKLAWRALHPVLPNHEDFPYTIRVLSDITESNGSSSMATVCGGCLSMMDAGVPIERPVSGIAMGLILEGEDFAVLSDILGDEDHLGDMDFKVAGSEAGITTMQMDIKVAGITQEIMAKALEQAKAGRTHILGEMAKALGSARTGVSKHAPRIETMQIDKSKIRDIIGTGGKVIREIVAETGAKVDIDDEGVIKISSSNADEIEAARKWIEGIVEEAEVGKIYTGKVVNIVDFGAFVNFMGGKDGLVHVSEMKNERVEKPTDVVSEGQEVKVKVLEIDQRGKVRLSMRVVDQETGEELEDTRPPRESKPRGDRGDRRGPRNDRGGGRGRGGGRRGGRDDGHKGGGDDGSAHVPDFLKD
- a CDS encoding spermidine synthase — translated: MLPRETLATAQIPDGDELSLVSHGRDFIIMLGRNELMGTRMQFSEEQLAVQTMERVGNDAPRILIGGYGMGFTLRAALARMGSNGQAVVAELVPEIVEWAQGPMAELTGGCLEDPRMDLKICDVAALIDDANDGTCDKFDAILLDVDNGPDGIVREENNRLYSPTGLGKSRDALKPGGILAIWSAASDHRFTRKLRDAGFDVEERFFRARPNNKGPRHTIWFARPRQR
- the bchI gene encoding magnesium chelatase ATPase subunit I, with amino-acid sequence MARFPFSAIVGQSEMKLALLIASVDPTIGGVMVFGDRGTGKSTASRALAALLPPMLVVEGCRYGCTPDQAGTCPDPCTSKRKVKRPLPFVDLPLGATEDRVVGSLDLEKALRKGEKAFEPGLLAKAHRGFLYIDEINLLEDHLVDLLLDVAASGENVVEREGLSVRHRARFVLIGSGNPEEGELRPQLLDRFGLSVDVRTPSEIEERVEIMRRCGAQERDPEGFAKAWQAEDDKIIKQIARGQKRVQTIDVPDDVLADAAHLCMMVGVDGLRGELTLMRATRAFAALSGARKVKREHMLEVAPLALRHRLRRDVLDETGSTVRIERAVAELFG